The following proteins come from a genomic window of Deinococcus sp. KSM4-11:
- a CDS encoding N-acetylglucosamine kinase codes for MNRPALLLGLDAGGSGTKWSLVRDGQTVASGVSLPFTAALLDTAAGAQALTALAAALPGRPEAVHAGVAGLTAGSERAAAVARELAGVLGLDTPRVTVEGDLDLAYRAHLGGGEGILLYAGTGSVAYHVAADGTVTRAGGYGYRIGDDGGGFSLGRAALRVLTDDLDRGVVPSGPLAREVAAITGGLDWETVRAFVYGTPGAASVARLAPAVGKAADAGDARADALLTEAAGQLAELARRVQARVGSLPVTATGGAFRVSSLLRAALTRELPGANVQQREHAEAAARYAAAHLAVR; via the coding sequence TTGAACCGTCCTGCCCTCCTCCTGGGACTGGACGCGGGGGGAAGCGGCACGAAGTGGTCGCTGGTACGCGATGGGCAGACCGTGGCGAGCGGCGTGTCCCTGCCGTTCACAGCGGCGCTCCTGGACACGGCGGCGGGAGCACAGGCCCTGACGGCCCTGGCCGCGGCCCTGCCCGGTCGGCCGGAGGCGGTGCATGCGGGCGTGGCGGGCCTCACCGCTGGCTCCGAACGGGCGGCGGCCGTCGCGCGGGAACTGGCGGGCGTGCTGGGCCTGGACACGCCCCGCGTGACGGTGGAGGGCGACCTGGATCTCGCCTACCGCGCGCATCTGGGCGGAGGCGAGGGCATTCTGCTGTACGCCGGGACGGGCTCGGTGGCCTACCACGTGGCCGCCGATGGAACGGTCACGCGGGCGGGCGGGTACGGGTACCGGATCGGGGACGATGGGGGCGGCTTCAGCCTCGGCCGCGCCGCGCTGCGGGTGCTCACAGACGATCTGGACCGGGGTGTGGTGCCGTCCGGCCCGCTGGCGAGGGAGGTCGCCGCCATCACCGGCGGCCTGGACTGGGAGACGGTGCGGGCCTTCGTGTATGGCACGCCAGGCGCGGCGTCGGTCGCGCGGCTCGCCCCGGCGGTCGGCAAGGCGGCCGATGCCGGTGACGCGCGCGCGGACGCGCTGCTGACCGAGGCGGCGGGCCAGCTGGCGGAACTGGCCCGCCGGGTGCAGGCGCGGGTCGGTTCCTTGCCGGTCACCGCGACTGGGGGGGCGTTCCGGGTGAGTTCCCTGCTGCGTGCCGCCCTGACGCGCGAACTTCCCGGCGCGAACGTCCAGCAGCGTGAACATGCCGAGGCCGCCGCGCGGTATGCGGCGGCCCATCTGGCCGTGCGGTAG
- a CDS encoding ABC transporter permease: protein MSGPTTGTPSPGVPRARPTAPGFLGDLRQVRASVLILLALLVFNALFTPHFLTVQALNVNLTQVATIIIVAMGMTLVIATGGVDLSVGSLMAISGVLAPLIFLSGAFANAPTLGLILSFIVPVLVTLGFGMLNGVFVTRLRLQPIVATLVLYIAGRGLAQVITNGQLQSFTNDGFSYLGLGRPLGVPFQVYVMLLVVAVTYWVVKRTVFGRSVLATGGNAAAARLAGVPVGRVTVQVYAISGLLAGIAGLIVVAINRSSDANQVGQGMELDAIAAVAVGGTLLSGGRAQVLGTFLGALIIQLIRFTLLTRGVPDAGAMVVKAAVIVAAVALQQRRRRE from the coding sequence ATGAGCGGCCCGACCACCGGTACGCCGTCGCCCGGCGTGCCCCGTGCCCGCCCCACGGCCCCCGGCTTCCTCGGCGATCTGCGGCAGGTGCGGGCCAGTGTACTGATCCTGCTGGCCCTGCTGGTCTTCAACGCCCTGTTCACCCCACATTTCCTGACCGTGCAGGCATTGAACGTGAACCTCACGCAGGTGGCGACCATCATCATCGTGGCCATGGGCATGACCCTGGTCATCGCCACGGGCGGCGTGGATCTCTCCGTCGGCTCGCTGATGGCGATCAGCGGCGTCCTGGCCCCCCTGATCTTCCTGAGTGGGGCGTTTGCGAACGCGCCCACGCTGGGACTCATTCTCTCGTTCATCGTGCCGGTTCTCGTCACGCTCGGCTTCGGCATGCTCAACGGCGTGTTCGTGACCCGGCTGCGCCTGCAACCCATCGTCGCCACGCTCGTGCTGTACATCGCCGGGCGCGGCCTCGCGCAGGTGATCACCAACGGGCAGCTCCAGAGCTTCACCAACGACGGTTTCTCCTACCTGGGCCTGGGCCGGCCGCTGGGCGTGCCGTTCCAGGTGTACGTGATGCTGCTGGTCGTGGCCGTGACCTACTGGGTCGTGAAGCGCACCGTGTTCGGCCGTTCCGTGCTCGCCACCGGCGGGAACGCCGCCGCCGCGCGGCTCGCGGGCGTGCCGGTCGGCCGCGTGACCGTGCAGGTGTACGCCATCAGCGGCCTGCTCGCGGGAATTGCGGGCCTGATCGTGGTCGCCATCAACCGCAGCAGCGACGCCAACCAGGTCGGGCAGGGGATGGAACTCGACGCCATCGCGGCCGTCGCCGTGGGCGGCACGCTCCTGAGCGGCGGGCGCGCGCAGGTGCTCGGAACGTTCCTGGGCGCCCTGATCATCCAGCTGATCCGCTTCACGCTGCTCACGCGCGGCGTCCCGGACGCCGGCGCGATGGTCGTCAAGGCCGCCGTGATCGTCGCCGCCGTGGCGCTCCAGCAGCGCCGCAGGAGGGAATGA
- a CDS encoding ABC transporter permease, with translation MMVAPDRPRTARLVSLLSQSGVLIALILLLVFGGIRYASLNFLGAYNVVSVLQGTAPYALTALGMCFVIITGGIDLSVGSVVGLSGVVAALLSPHGFVIALLGAVGAGLLVGLVNGLIITRLNIQPFITTLATLLAAHGAALLLSHNAGVTVAPAVVDLGQVKWLSIGIMLAAFVIGAVVLRWARFGRNALAVGGGADASRLMGLNVPRILMGVYLLSGALAGLAGLLISAQSGAGQPNEGTGWELSAIAAVVVGGTLLTGGVGSVWATLTGSLLLGVILNMLNFENGLGVVSLSPYWQSVIRGVFLLIVVVLQSRTARAAEP, from the coding sequence ATGATGGTGGCGCCGGACCGTCCCCGCACCGCCCGCTTGGTCTCGCTGCTCAGCCAGTCCGGCGTGCTGATCGCCCTCATCCTGCTGCTGGTCTTCGGCGGCATCCGCTACGCCAGCCTGAATTTCCTCGGGGCGTACAACGTCGTGTCGGTGTTGCAGGGCACCGCGCCCTACGCCCTGACGGCGCTGGGCATGTGCTTTGTCATCATCACCGGCGGCATCGACCTCTCGGTCGGCAGTGTGGTCGGCCTGTCCGGGGTGGTCGCCGCGCTGCTCAGTCCACACGGCTTCGTGATCGCGCTGCTCGGCGCGGTGGGCGCGGGCCTGCTGGTGGGTCTGGTCAACGGACTGATCATCACGCGGCTGAACATCCAGCCGTTCATCACCACGCTGGCCACGCTGCTCGCCGCGCACGGCGCCGCGCTGCTGCTCTCACACAACGCGGGCGTGACGGTCGCTCCCGCCGTGGTCGATCTGGGGCAGGTCAAGTGGCTGTCCATCGGGATCATGCTCGCGGCCTTCGTGATCGGCGCGGTGGTGCTGCGCTGGGCGCGCTTCGGCCGCAACGCCCTGGCCGTGGGCGGCGGCGCGGACGCCAGCCGCCTGATGGGCCTGAACGTGCCACGCATCCTGATGGGCGTGTACCTCCTCTCGGGCGCGCTGGCGGGCCTGGCGGGCCTGCTGATCAGCGCGCAGTCCGGAGCCGGGCAGCCCAACGAGGGCACGGGCTGGGAGCTCTCGGCCATTGCCGCCGTCGTGGTGGGCGGCACCCTGCTGACCGGCGGGGTCGGCAGCGTCTGGGCCACCCTGACCGGCTCGCTGCTGCTGGGCGTGATCCTGAACATGCTGAACTTCGAGAATGGGCTCGGCGTCGTGTCGCTGTCGCCCTACTGGCAGAGCGTCATCCGCGGCGTGTTCCTGCTGATCGTGGTCGTGCTGCAAAGCCGCACCGCCCGCGCCGCCGAACCCTGA